The nucleotide window TTACTAGACGCCTTGCTCTGTCGCAGACCGTGAACGCGTAGCCAGGTGAGGGTGGCACCTCTgccacgcccgcgcgcagTTCTTGCTTCGCTTGAGTCCGAGACACGGTTCGCCAGAGCCGAAGAGTCCCCGCTCCTCAGGTGCTTCATGACATTCTGTGCCGCTCTCGATACGCCTCGAGGGTTCCGGGTCGCCGTTGAGCGAGGGGCGGGCCCGCTCCTCGGTGCCGTCGACCCGGGGGTTGTCCTCGGTCGTTTACCGGCCGCATCCATGTCAAgatcgccgtcatcatcgacccTGCTGGGCCCCTTGCGCTTCTGGATGCCGCCCCTTGAACTGGGTTTGGCGTTTAGCGCAGAACCCCTGGCATCTCGACCAGAGTTGGACGAGCGAGGACCGCGTGGCGCCATGGTAGATGTATCGGGAACACGCAGTGGTCTTCAGAGCCGCTGGATGAGGTGCTCTCAATGCTATTATCGACGAGTCGCGTATCTAGTacgactggctggccggATCAAGCGCAGTGAAGAGGCTTTGGTGGTCCTGGGTAggacttttttttttcgtgGTGGTTTTTTATGGTAGTTTTTTTATGATGGTGCTTGTTTGTCCGTTGAACACGCGCACGGCGAGTCGTTCGGGGGGGTCCAAGCGCTGAACAGATGTCTCCGGGAGCAGTTGATGCCTTGGGGGAGGACAACGTTTGTTTGGGGTCGCGTTGCGTGCGGGCGCCGGGGCGCGCGAAGGTATTGGTGTTTGTTTACAGGCCGAGCGGAGCGAGGCGACTGTCGCTCCGTGCCTGATTAGGGTGTGAAGCAGCGCCGGTAGTCTGAACGTCGCGGGGAGGCGTGGCGGCTGCTGTTGTGGTTGTATGTGCAGAAGACAAAGAATACAACGCGCAAAGGAAGAGGGACACGACCCGTTGAAGGATGCGGCGGTCGAGAGGTGACGTTTGGCTGCGCCCCACTTTATACCAGGCCAAGGCAGCCAGGCATCTTTGGCACCACTGCGCCACAAGAGGACCCTGGAGGAGCCACGGGCCTAGTGGCTGGTGACTCACAACTAGAATCTTACTAAGTTGGGTATACGTGCTGCACTTGGTTCAGCCAAGCTCACACCGTCACACAATCTTGGGAGATGACCGACTGCCGACCTCATCCTGTTGGTTGCCTGAGGAGATTCTATTGTCAAGACTTGGAAGCCTGGAGTGCACCAGATATTGATGCACTATTGCTTGAAGGCGACAATTCGCCGGACCAGGCTATGCCAATGCCCGGAGCTCCAAGGGGTTGTCCCGACCGACAATGGTGTGTTGACACCGTTCAGACTGGCGCGCACAGTCCAGGGTCGAACAAAAGACGTGTCTGCAACGAAGGCTTGAATGGCTAACAAATCCTCATGCGGTCGAAGCACGTTcccagctggcgctggcacCCGTATGAAGCAAGAAGGGAGTCCAGCTCGCACGGAATCATCTGTGTTCCGTATAGGGTAGTTTTATGTCCATGTTGATGAGCGCACGAAGGAGCTTGGACAACGCTCGCTGATGTGCCACAACCCCCCGCGTAGCAGCACGGCACCTGCTTCACGCACAATTGACGACAggggcgaggcgaagccCAAAGTGCCTGGGCGTACCTAGGCAGCCGGGTCTGTAAAGTAGATTGTATAgagctacctacctactacctacctagtagttaCTAACTTAGGATACTACGTGTAGCAAGAACCTACTACCTCACCTGCTGGAGCTTGGCTCACATGCCATAACGTCGCTGGCAGTCTCAATGAAGCCCGTATGGAGACAATCAGGCTCCGTCTCCCTTGTAAGAGGCGCGGCTGAATGCGTGAACAATTGCTGCTCCCCAAAAATGAGGATAAGATATTGTTTGCCGTGGTCTCGCAGTTAGCAGGAGAGCATCGTTAGCCCCTTGGATGACTGAGAGAAAGGCGACgcttggtggcggcgtcatTACCTGTGGCAGTCATGTAGCAGTTCAGTCCCTTCCTGATAGTGCTTGCCAGTGCTCGCCCCATAGGTGCCTTCGTGATTGCTTCGTGCCCGTGCGGGCAGGCCAAGCTGCCATGACCCAGCCTGATGAGAAGGAAGTGTCAGGCAAGCTCCTCGCTTCCAAAAGCCTCCTGACAGGACATCGAGGAAGTTACAGCCACGAAAGAGGTGAATAAAACCCGAttcttctgctgctgtcAACATCCCATCCTTTTTGCTCCTCGTCATTCTCGCCAGTCTTGCTTTCGTGTGCCAACCCCTTTGGCCATGCTTCACAGCCTTGCCGTCCACGCCCACCGTTGCTCTTGATCATTTGGCCTGCCCATTATCTGCACACGTAGTGTCATTGCCTCACAATTCTCGGGCGCACGACTCCCCTGAGCCTACTACCGTCCGCATCTCTGGGCGTCGTCCACGCCAAAGGTACTGTGCCTCCCTGATCAAGCTCGTGGGCGTGTCTCTGACCTGGTCTACATCGTCGCACGTCTCAGAATTACCATGAACCAGACGGCACAATGTGCCTCGGTTGCCAACAGGCTTCTCATCAGCGACGCGAATTGAATTGTTACGACTTCTGCAGAAAAGGTACGGGACCTTCCTTGATGACCCTCCCAACCCCCCGTGAGGAGCCAGCGACTGCTGAACCGCCTTTTGGTGGTAGCGATGTAGAATAAAGTTACAATCTGAGGGGGACGGCAGGTGAGAGGGGGAAAGGTTTTTTCTCCTTCGGGGGTTCCTTTTTATCCTGCCCGTACTCAGCCTTTGGCTGACAAAAGGACATTTTTCCCCCCCAGGTCGTTCCGATAAAGATGTCATGTCTCGCTTCGATGACGCCGACACCAGTCCGTGCCGCGACACTGTACGTCGGACAAAAGCTTGCTGAGAACATGGCGTAGGTGGAGTCTCGCTTGCTCAGAGGTGCTTGTGTCCACGAGCTGCCATGGGGGATGGAAAGGTATAATGTCCTCGCAGGTGGTGGCTGCGACCGAATGTCGCTATAGTTGATAGGAATTTAGTGGTTGGTTGCAAGACGCCGTCCGAAGCCTACAGCTTGCACTCTGTGATGGCTCACGCGTGCTATGACGCGTCGCTTGGCGCATGGCTCAAAACTCTGGGCTTCAGACTCTGAGCCTCTGAGCGGTCCCATCATCGAATGTCGGGACTCAGGAACTGGATTCACGTGAGCGACTCCCGTCCAATGGGTCCAATCATGAAGGTAACTGCATTTGGATGCAGGATTTGGTGCTGCTCCGAGGTTCTTTTGGCCTTGCGCCGTTATAGCCCGAGAAACAAGGGCCTCAAAGTCTCCCCAGTGGCGCTGGACAGTAACTACCGGAGAGACTTCTAAGTTCTGTCtgcagcctcgacgtcgtgtAAGTCACGTCACGTGACACGGCACCTTTCTCGTGTGTCCCGCCCGCGTGTCCTCCCCACCTGTCCCGCCTACCGCGTCGGCGTTAAACGCGTAGAGTGCTCGGGATCGTGGACACTGGCTTCACCCACAGCACTCGCCGCGCAATCTGCCCATTGTTGCCCATGAGCCCCCAAGGGTGCGAAAAGGCTGAGCCAAGCTCGCGTAACGCTTCTATTCTTCCGAAGCCTCGAAAAGACGGCAAGCCTGGCAAAGACGCGTGCGCATGCTAGCCGGAAAACTCCTTGCCGCAGCCCAAACCGCCAACAGCCGCCATGAGCGACGGCGAGTTCGACGATGACCTTGCCGACGAAGACTTTATCGATGCCTTTGAACAGGTCGCATCTTCGGGGACACGCAGAGACGCCTTGAAGGAGCCGACTTCACGCCCCAATATTGGCCAGGCAGCGACGGGTCAACAGTCGAAAGACTCTGCTGCGGCCTTGGAACTTCAAGACCTGCCATCTGATGCCTTTTCGTCGCCAGAGCccccccaacgccgccgggccagccCTCCTGCGCGCCAGAGACAAGCGCCGCCCGGCCAAGCCCCGCGTACTGGGCTCGCGCGTAGCAACTCATCAACGTATCGGCAAACAACGCTCTGGGGGACCGATGCCATCGAGAGACCGACGCAGCCTTCTCAACCGCAGAGCGCCAGGGTGTATAGAGTCGACCTGCCCCGCGAGGACCCTAGCCATCATGCGCTAGACCTCGAGGCAATGAAGACGTGGGTCTATCCAACTAACCTGGGCGCCATCCGCGACTACCAGTACAGCATCGTCAAGAACTCCCTCTTCAACAACACCCTCGTCGCCTTGCCCACTGGCCTCGGCAAGaccttcatcgccgccacggtCATGCTAAATTTTTACCGCTGGACTCGGTCCGCCAAGATCGTCTTCGTGGCCCCGACGAAGCCGCTGGTGGCGCAGCAAGTCGACGCTTGCTACAACATCGCCGGCATCCCCAGGTCCGAGACGACGCTGCTTACCGGAGATATCGCCCCGGCtctgcgcgtcgacgagtggggggcgaggagggtcTTCTTCATGACACCTCAGACTCTACTCAACGACCTGTCTCATGGCTATGCGGATCCGAAAAGCATCGGGCTTCTCGTCATTGACGAGGCGCACAGAGCCGTGGGCGAGTACGCGTACGCCAAGGTCACCAAACTTATCCGGCGCTTTTCCAAGAGCTTCCGGGTCCTGGCcctgacggcgacgccgggctCCAAGGTCGAGACGGTGCAAGAAGTCATTGACAACCTGGGCATTTCGCACTGCGAGATCCGGACAGAAGAATCCATCGACATCCGGCAGTATGTCCACCAGCGAAACATTGACCCCTTAGTATTGGACCCCTCGGACGAGATGAATCTAGTCAGCGAGCTCTTTACCGAGGCACTGAAACCGCTCGTGGACAAGCTTAGCTCCCAAAACATATATTACGGACGAAACCCGATGGCACTCACGGCTTACGGGCTGATGCAAGCACAGAAGGAATGGTTTGCATCGCGCGGGCAGCACGCCAATCAGGGCATTCAGTTCATGATGCGAGCAATATTCAGTGTGCTGACAGGCCTCGCCCATTCGATTAAGTTGCTCAACTTTCACGGCATCAAGCCCTTTTATGACAATCTTGTCGACTTTCGCAGCGAGCAGGAGGACAAGGGAGAAAAGGGGTCAAAGTACAAGCGCCAGCTCATCGAACACCCAAGCTTTCGAGACATGATGGACAAGATCGCCATGTGGCTCAGAACagacggcttcgtcggccaCCCGAAGCTCACCGCGCTCGCGGACTGCGTGCTGAACCACTTCATGGACAAGGGCGAAGCGTCCGGCACCcgcgtcatcgtcttcagCGAGTATCGAGACTCGGCAGAGGACATTGTTCGCATGTTCAACAAACATCGGCCGCTGATCAAGGCTAGTGTCTTTGTCGGCCAGGCAGACGGTAAGCGCGGGGAGGGCATGAAGCAGGCTCAGCAGATTGCCACCATTGACAGGTTCAAGCGGGGAGAGTTCAACGTGCTCGTCGCGACGTCcatcggcgaggaaggcctAGACATTGGGCAGGTCGATCTCATTGTCTGCTACGACGCGTCCGCGTCTCCGATTCGCATGCTGCAGAGGATGGGGCGTACGGGCCGCAAGCGGGCGGGAAACATCGTCCTGCTGTTGATGCGCGGGAAAGAGGAGGACCAATTCGCCAAGTCCAAGGACAACTACGAGAAGATGCAGCAGCTCATATGCGAAGGTAGCCGGTTTTCGTTCCGGGGAGACCTCTCCACGCGAATAGTCCCTCGCGAGATCCGGCCCGAGGTCGACAAGCGGCACGTCGACATACCGGTCGAGAACACGCAAGACCCGTCTTTACCGGAACCAAAAAAACGCCGCGCTCCTCCGGGTaagaagaagccgccgaAGAAGTTTCACATGCCCGATGGCGTGGAAACCGGATTCCAGACCCTGTCACACTTTATGAACGCGGGCGGAAATAAGGCACGAGCGAAGCCGCAACGAAACAGGGAGCTGGACGACGTGGTGGAGATACCAGACCTCGAGAGCGTTGTGCTATCAGAACAAGGCATCCGCGAGCTGGACCGAGAATACCGCGACCTGCCCTTTAACCATAGCATGGTCGAAGAGGCTGATATGCCCAGCCTGGCGGCCCACCCCGAGCTACAGAGGCGACTCCAGCACGTCCACCGCGTCGAGCACGGTATCCATACTAAGCGATGCGTCAAGGCTCTGGGGAAGATGGGCTTGAAGCCAGAGAGCCTCGTGCGTCCCTGTCGAGAAGTCGATACGAGTGACTACCTTGAGATACCTGTGAGACCGTTTGTGAATTCGGATGGAGAAGAGGAAACCGAGGATCATGGCGAGGGGACAGTCTCGCCACAGAAGGGGACAGGGCACGCCACCGCCACGAAAATGGTAAAGCAGAAACGCAAACGGGCCGCCAACACTACAAAacttggcggcctcgaggcagacgacgaggagccgaCCTTGCTTGCTGGAGAAGGCCTtgaagaggaggacgagccAGGACTCCCGAAGCGAAAGCGCGGACGGCCGAAGAAGGCAGGGAAGGGCGCAGGCAGGACGAAGAAGGGTGGCATCAACAGCGACGAAGTGGGAGACGATTGCGAGCGAGACAGCGACATGATGGACACCGACGGTTCCGACGACGGGGCAGATCTACTCGACTTTGTCGTGGCGGACAACCAGGCCACGTCGAGCATGATGGACTCGCAGGCCACCTCGCCAACGTCACCCGCCTCGCAAGATACACCCCGGAATCGGGCCCAAAAGCCGTTCTATGTTCCGACTCACTTTCCCGGAACGCAAGAGAGCGATTGTATCCCAGACGTGACGACACTAGTTGGGGCAAAGCGCAAGGAGTCGCACGTGGACTCGGGCAACGAATCGGGAGACGTTGCCACGAGGAGACCAGCtcgtggacggcgtcgactgGTGGATAGCGATAGCGATGAGTGACGGAGGACGAAGTCGACGCATGTTTGAACGATTCTGGACCCCTTCTGGACCCCTGAACGGGCGGGGTTGAAAGGCGCATGGACGGGGACGACGTGACTATGGCATTGTAAAGCGAATGTATTCATGGCTGAGCTAATTGCATCGTAACGACATCGTCCAAAGTTGGATTGGGCAGGCCGGATAACTGGGACCGGCGGCAATCGATGGCTACGAATAAGACCTAGAAAATCTTGGTTCATGTTAGCAGCGAATCCTGGCCAAAGCGTGAGCCCGCGAGAAGTGACAACATTGAAGCATAGAATCTCGACATCAGAAACCCAGTGTATAAGCACCACGCCCCCCACCAGCCCCCTCGACGGAAGAACCCAAGCCCAGCGCCCGCACGCGGGGATCCGACAAACACGCTCAAGCTCGGGACCCGAAGCACAAAGCGAGTTTGTAGCCGCGAGGAGCAAACAGCGCGTCAGGGATCAAGAACCCGCGGCATAGGCGAGGGTGGGAAAACCCGAATCGAAGGGGGCAAATAGGCCGTTTGCGGGGTGGATGTCTTTTCAAAAAATTGAGAAGCATCCCTCCCGGAGGGGCGTCTAAGACGGCTCTTCCTGTAAAAATAGTAGGGTTGTATAAAACAAACATGATCATCATGCGAGAGAGATTGTACCACCTATCACACCCGGGCGCGCAGGAGGGCGTTGGGGTAGGGAAAAGGTGGTAcgtgggtgtgtgtgtgtgcgtatGCGCGCACGATGTGCGCATTGGGGGAAATGTGAGGGAGAGGGACGGTGGGTTTGGACTTACTATTTGAACGGAAAAGCCTGTGATGAATGggagtaggaggaggaggtggcgacggtcgtggtggtggtggtggtggaaaGGAATAGCAGATGCAGGAGCTTGGGTTGGATGGAGGTCGAAGAGGAGAGGGAAAAAATAGCCAGTGGGAGTTTTTGCGGTGCGTGCCACTGACGCTGGCTCTCGGGCTTTCATCGGATCTCACAGCACAGAGGCGGGTAGAAGTGGGGGGTTTCTGGGCCAGTGGTGGGCACCTCAGGGTGGGCCTTGAGCTGCCTTGCGCTGCAACGTCCAGTGAGGGAGGGGCCTGGCCGATGGAGCCGAGCAGGCCTGAGGAGGAAACCTAGtcggcagggcaggcggcAAAAAGCTCCCCGCTGCTGGAGAGAGAGCTGGAGAGCCGTAACGGGCCCGCAGGCTGCACTCCAACAAGAGCTGCGTCACTGCGCATCACGAGCCAATCCTAGGCCacccatcgccaccaccaccactggcCATCGGCTCGTCTGGGGCAGCACCTCCAttctccccctcctcctccccggcaAGGTCGTCCCGCGCTTCCCTTGCTCTGGGCCAAACCGTCAGCCTAGCTCCAACGTACAtacatccatccatccatcatcacgACCCCTCCTACtgctccctcctcctccttctaCTACtacgccgcctccgccgctgcgtcGCTATCCCTCAAGCCCCAAGCAAAGCGCGCGCTTCCTTTTCCGCTGGGGTGCCACGAGCTCACACACATTACAACCCCCTCCGCCTGGAGTATCGGCGCAAGAACGCaggcaacagcaacagcacccagcaagcagcagccatggtgTGCGCCGGCGCAAGGGCCATTTCGGTCCTCAAGTTCGTGGGGACCGTGTCCCTCGGCTTGCTGACGGTACGTGTtgccatccccccccccc belongs to Purpureocillium takamizusanense chromosome 1, complete sequence and includes:
- the MEX67_2 gene encoding nuclear mRNA export, poly(A)+RNA binding protein (EggNog:ENOG503NUI3~COG:A); translation: MAPRGPRSSNSGRDARGSALNAKPSSRGGIQKRKGPSRVDDDGDLDMDAAGKRPRTTPGSTAPRSGPAPRSTATRNPRGVSRAAQNVMKHLRSGDSSALANRVSDSSEARTARGRGRGATLTWLRVHGLRQSKASSNKDGGLSDLLSFLERKASSLSSTRRSRSIIISKVSRSIDSFPGRRRAAYISNLQRFEAPEYF
- the MPH1 gene encoding DNA helicase (EggNog:ENOG503NUYD~BUSCO:EOG092614O9~COG:A), coding for MSDGEFDDDLADEDFIDAFEQVASSGTRRDALKEPTSRPNIGQAATGQQSKDSAAALELQDLPSDAFSSPEPPQRRRASPPARQRQAPPGQAPRTGLARSNSSTYRQTTLWGTDAIERPTQPSQPQSARVYRVDLPREDPSHHALDLEAMKTWVYPTNLGAIRDYQYSIVKNSLFNNTLVALPTGLGKTFIAATVMLNFYRWTRSAKIVFVAPTKPLVAQQVDACYNIAGIPRSETTLLTGDIAPALRVDEWGARRVFFMTPQTLLNDLSHGYADPKSIGLLVIDEAHRAVGEYAYAKVTKLIRRFSKSFRVLALTATPGSKVETVQEVIDNLGISHCEIRTEESIDIRQYVHQRNIDPLVLDPSDEMNLVSELFTEALKPLVDKLSSQNIYYGRNPMALTAYGLMQAQKEWFASRGQHANQGIQFMMRAIFSVLTGLAHSIKLLNFHGIKPFYDNLVDFRSEQEDKGEKGSKYKRQLIEHPSFRDMMDKIAMWLRTDGFVGHPKLTALADCVLNHFMDKGEASGTRVIVFSEYRDSAEDIVRMFNKHRPLIKASVFVGQADGKRGEGMKQAQQIATIDRFKRGEFNVLVATSIGEEGLDIGQVDLIVCYDASASPIRMLQRMGRTGRKRAGNIVLLLMRGKEEDQFAKSKDNYEKMQQLICEGSRFSFRGDLSTRIVPREIRPEVDKRHVDIPVENTQDPSLPEPKKRRAPPGKKKPPKKFHMPDGVETGFQTLSHFMNAGGNKARAKPQRNRELDDVVEIPDLESVVLSEQGIRELDREYRDLPFNHSMVEEADMPSLAAHPELQRRLQHVHRVEHGIHTKRCVKALGKMGLKPESLVRPCREVDTSDYLEIPVRPFVNSDGEEETEDHGEGTVSPQKGTGHATATKMVKQKRKRAANTTKLGGLEADDEEPTLLAGEGLEEEDEPGLPKRKRGRPKKAGKGAGRTKKGGINSDEVGDDCERDSDMMDTDGSDDGADLLDFVVADNQATSSMMDSQATSPTSPASQDTPRNRAQKPFYVPTHFPGTQESDCIPDVTTLVGAKRKESHVDSGNESGDVATRRPARGRRRLVDSDSDE